A DNA window from Schistocerca gregaria isolate iqSchGreg1 chromosome 2, iqSchGreg1.2, whole genome shotgun sequence contains the following coding sequences:
- the LOC126336467 gene encoding cuticle protein 79-like: protein MRILVCVYLCGLALSVLAEEEQTVKEKRGLSGSLGGYSGGYGLGGGYSGGYGGGYGGGYGGGYGGGYAGGLGGGIAGGIGAGIGGGQPQITVNRIPVRVPVPVERIVRVPVKVPFTVTVDRPVPVQVPQPYPVPVDNPVPVPVKVPTPVSVPVPQPYVVKRPVPYIVSAGHGGIGGGLGGGLGGGYTGGLAAGYGGAAGGFGGLGGYGKYGH, encoded by the coding sequence GTGTGCGTGTATTTGTGCGGTCTGGCCCTGTCCGTCCTAGCTGAGGAGGAGCAGACGGTGAAAGAGAAGCGAGGACTCTCCGGTTCGCTGGGTGGCTATAGTGGCGGCTATGGTCTGGGAGGTGGCTACAGTGGTGGCTACGGAGGCGGCTATGGAGGTGGCTATGGAGGTGGCTACGGAGGTGGATACGCTGGTGGACTCGGAGGCGGCATTGCAGGCGGCATCGGAGCCGGCATTGGAGGGGGACAGCCACAGATCACTGTCAACAGAATCCCTGTCCGGGTCCCAGTTCCTGTGGAGAGGATCGTTCGAGTGCCTGTGAAGGTCCCATTCACGGTAACTGTGGACCGGCCTGTCCCTGTGCAGGTGCCTCAGCCGTACCCTGTCCCTGTGGACAACCCTGTGCCCGTCCCCGTCAAGGTCCCCACCCCAGTGTCTGTCCCAGTGCCTCAGCCCTACGTCGTTAAGCGTCCAGTGCCCTACATCGTCAGTGCTGGCCACGGTGGTATCGGAGGAGGCCTTGGCGGTGGTCTTGGAGGAGGTTACACCGGTGGCCTTGCTGCAGGATATGGCGGAGCTGCCGGTGGCTTTGGAGGACTTGGGGGCTACGGAAAGTATGGCCACTGA